The Gadus morhua chromosome 16, gadMor3.0, whole genome shotgun sequence DNA window accaccccttccccccaacatgctgggTCAATTTTCGGCATCATTCAGTTGAGtgatatagtcatgtcatacaccgtttgaaagcttagaatctcaggaatgtcatccaatgtcaaccattcggtggaataaatatgttatTTAATATATGCGAATATAGATCAAAAATATCCTAGTGTCTTgggtcaaaatagcccccctcaccctcctcctcccttggtgcATTCTAACTTTATCGTTGTTGTGGATATCTTTAGCAATGagttatatatgtatgtatatgtatatatactgcatatatgcatgtatatacacacagccCAGAGGAGACAGATTGAGAGTGTGTTCTACTGTAAGTGAGTGGTGGCCCTatgccataaaataccacatattcCAGCAGTACAGGTAAGGGTTCTGTGGAGCTTttaggctttgataaatttgtagttctTAGCAGTCTCTGTAGCTCAAGTCCCACCTAACGTCTCCCCCTACTGGCAGATAAGAGAACTGTCACCAGTTATATTTCAACGTCTCCCTCTGCACTCCCTGCTGGTCAATAAGCGAAATGCCACCAGTTTTCCCCACACCCAGACCCCAGAATACACGTGCTTCTGGACGTAATGGTCACACTCGCCGTGCAGCCTCGCCTAGCGGAGGCGAGACCCGAACCAGACACCCCGGCCCAGCTGAGAGCTACGGTAGCCAAGCACTTTGCAAACAACGCCCAAGCAAGCCAACCGCTGTCCACTAGAGAGTAAAGAGTCTGGGCTAGAATAGAGAAGACATATAGAAGAGAATGGGAAGGGAGGATGGGCAGTGGGGGTGAAGGTCGACACCAACCTACCTGACCACAGACCCCTTGAACTACACCCTACAAGAGGCTGCGACCAGACGCGCGAGCGCAAAGACGGAGCAGAAGAGGGACtcgaaaaaaggaagaaaagggAGAGTTTCACCTTCACCCTGCTCGATGCCTACAATGTGGCAATCAATATGGACACACGGAAGAGGGAAGGCCGACCCACCCAGGGCACACTTCCCGCCGAGGTTCCGGCCCCACCATCTGATGGGCCATCTAGCCCGTCCCCTACCAAGGCGTctccagccccgcccacccTAGAAGGAACGGCCAAGGAGGAACCAGGAATTACACCATGGGTAGGGAGGAACAAGACCAGCCTCTACCTCAGCCACCTTGCGGTGGCAGTTTATTATCATGCTCTGTGAATTTGCGCGAGGGGCCCTGGGCGGGTGCACCGTCCATAGCTACGCCCCCTGTTAATAccctaacgcctcgtttccacatacgtatgtttttcgtatccgtgcttccgtaaatttacggaaggagttgctagtgttttacgtacggacatgaatttatttacggacaaaagatgggggagcgtatgataatggccgtttataggagaccggtactttggaacatgaggatcgacatatacagagataaaaacaaaaccaaccagacttggaaagagatcggtgaggagtttggcctgccaggtacttacatgttttgtgaaaaacataaaaacgttcatacggtatctccgtaaaacgacggcgaaagttaaattttttgaacgtatattacagacataccggacagaaattttacggaggggaggagtctcggaggaaaaactgatattacggagaatcacataggaatgaatggactttcggtcggagacggttggatcgcatacgagaatgtacgtatgtggaaacgaggcgtaacgcTTGTCTTCAGACGTGCACACAGCCGAGGGCTTTTTCCTCAAACTGTAGATATCAGAGCCTGATAACAGGTTGTGGAATCTGTAGTTTGAggattatattaatttatcagCGATTGAGGTGCTCTTAAAAGAGTCTTTCTTGCAAATCCAGCCTCACCATTAGTATTAGTAGAGCAATCGAAGCTAGCCCCTGGCAATAGCGATCAAACAGAAGGCGTTTTTACACTGCTAAGCCGGTTCGGTCacggcttggcacgcccggcaaATTCACCGTCTTAACTCAAGTTGCCTGTGAAATTCtgagggggtaaaatcccccgaCGTCACAgagcgggctttcttggttcaagGGAGAAGGTGGAGCTGCGCACGGAgagtagacctctttagaataatttgcacactacaaatgcttttatttttttatgattcaaGAGATTCACAATCAAGCACATACAGTATACATCTGAGTGTAGGTTACACATGATAAACTATTTACAAAAacaccaacatattctttattttgctaaccactttttatattcagaaaaaaatcTCGTAAGGAAAGTTCCTGTGCGTCTTTCTTGTAGATCAGATCACACCATCTTTCCCCATCTTCgtttaatgcgactgcatcaccttctctcccatgatcaGGAGCTTGCgggtttcactttctctccagttagaactgctcatgttgatatcgctgcgttgtctctgtctcGACAACGCAGCAACTCCTCttaccaagccccccccccccccccccggaactgtggagccgtcgcatttacatcagaatgaatCCCAAACCaccaatgtgtgtagggtccgggagggtaaattggggtgctagcgcaagcaggcaatttacctcgggcagcGTAAACGCACGGACCGTGCCGCGAAAAAGGAGTGCATAAAACGGGCacatttggcagtgtaaaaacgtcTAAAGTGAATGTTTATTGACACTCGAAATTCCGATCCTGGACGAGCCCCCACTGTGTCACGGTACATTGGGAAGAGAGATCGTATGCCTTCTACAACACGGTCGCCGTCGTCTGTCAGGGCATGAACCAATCTCTAGCCTGATGACCCAGTGTAGTGGACATCTAAAACTATCATAGCTTGCTTACATGAAACAACAAAAGGGATAAATGACGTAACCCCCCCCAACCGCAACGAAGCAAGATGATACACGACAAACGGCCATACATCCCCATCATCCGTCACGGAAATGCCGGTGTTCAGTGGCTGCCGGAGTGGGCGGCCTCCGGCGTTAGCTGTGTCCAACTTCATTGGGTTCAAGATTGTTTTCTAAAATGTTTTCCGATGTCCTCCGGTTGACAGGCGGTAGCCCGGTAGCCATCGCTGTCCCTGATGTCGGAGCAAGCATTCCTCCTCTCCGTCTGAATCCTGATTGGTAAGTAAGGAACTCCCCCCAAATTTCAGGTCACAGGGTAAATTGGTTTGACCCCCCTATCCATTTGCCCCAGCCTGGTCAAATCACATTTCATTGCCCATCAAGCAAGCCGGAGACATCTAAGAACCCATTAAgtctaaaataacaaaataacaaatttCGGACCCTAGATCACCTAGCCCAAGGATTGAATAAAGTCTTGTCTCTTAAAGGAAATGGCCTGTCCGTAACAGTATGTCAACCTTAGGATaattctaacacacacacacgcgcacacaaccacacacacactgaaggggCAAAAAATGAGATGATGGCTTTTCTCACTACAGGGTGTCCCAGCATCTAGGATGAATTTTAGCAACAAGTCTGCCACATCGAACGAGACCAGCCGGAACCCATGTCGATACAAAGAGGACTTCAAGCACCTGCCGCTGACCATCTTCTACTCTTTATTCTTCTTATTCGGCATCTCCCTGAACGCCATGGTGCTAGTCTTCATCACGTTCCGCACAAAGCACTGGACCCCGTTCATCATCTACATGCTCAACCTGACCATGTGCGATTTCTTGTTCGTCTTCATGCTTCCCTTCCTCATCTACTACTACGCGGGTGCCAACGACTGGCCCTTTAGCGAGCCCGTCTGCAAAATCGTACGCTTTTTCTTCTACACCGACCTCTATGGTAGGCTGTATGCATAGTAAACTGTATTAGGGATTTCTAAGTTTCTTTGTTGTATTATGATAACTGCATAACTACATCTTAAAGAACTGCTATAGTAGCTTACATCCATACCAAGTGTGTGCTAAATTCAGCACAGAGGTGCTGTGTTGAAATGTGCTAAATTGCAACAGAAGACACATTACCACATTAAAATAGTTAAACTCGTATGAGGAGCACAGAATGTAGTCACGTACCATCACGTGGTACAACAGGTTAGATGCATGCTACTGCAGTGTTAACACCCCACCTGTGCCTACAGGCTCCATTCTTTTCCTGTCCGTCATCAGTCTGCATCGCTTCATTGGCATCTGCTACCCGGTCCGTTCCCTCAGCTGGCTTAGCATTCGACGCGCCAAGCTGGTGTCCGTTGGCGTGTGGGCCTGTGTGCTCTCCGGTCAGGCCCCCGTTCTCTACTACTCGTGCACCAGGTgagaaataaacacacacaccccaatgcCCGGCACAAGGGAGTGTTATGTAAGGTCGTTCAGCAGACGAGACACTTCTAAGCAAAGCGGCCTCCAGTGTCCTTGTTACAGGTGATTAAAGGTATACGCAGAGATATCTCTAAATTGGTGGATGCCTACCCagctaggctactgtaactCTGCAATTCAATATGAGGGACTAAAGGAAAGCAAATGCTAACCAGCAAACTCCCCTTCTGGAAACGCAATTGTGATTTAAATTGAACAATTCAACTAAATCTTGGCAGGACAGGCAAATGCAAATGTACAGAGATCTCGGCAGTAGAGTTAAGCCTCTTTCTCAAGGATGCCATAGATAGGATGACATCAATCCCGGTACCTTTTTGGTCTGGCAGTAGCCTGCCCTATAGTCACAGCACTATTCTACCTCACCCAACTCTCAGTAGCTTTTGGTGCACAAGAAAGATACGCTTGCATCCAACCACAATGCATCTATTGTTTACCAGGAAGTACCGCGAAGGCTTTTTTTGCGTCGGCACCACGGGCCCTGAGGTCTACTATGAACTCCTGGTCTACAGTTCTGTGATCTCAGTGGTGATGTTCGCCGTGCCCTTCATGGTGGTCATGGTGTGCTACAGCCTGATGGTGCGCAAGTTGCTGGGGCCCAGCTGGGGATCGGGGGAGCGCCAGCAAGGGCTCCGGGCGGCCCACCGCACCAAGCAGAAATCGGTGAAGATGATCATCATCGTGCTGATGACGTTCATGTTCTGCTTCCTGCCCTTCCACCTAACCAGGAGCCTTTTCTACTCCTTCCGATACCTCAGGGATAAGCACCCAGAGCAGGTCAGTGATGCACACATCCTTTAATCAGAAGCCTGACACATGATTAATTTGAAATATAATAAAAGTATATTTTACAGTTAGCAACCTCTAATAGCTTGAGTTGTAATGACAGATATAGCTATATGATTTTCAGGAGAAGGAAACGATTTGAAGAGAAACATTTGGTTGATGATGGCACGTTATATTGCTGAAAAACCTTCTGGTTCAGAATTGTTTTTAATGTGTAATGCTGTGTTTTCCCAAGATGGCAGGGGATTCCTGCCACTTACTCCCACTGTCCTGAGAGCCACGCCTCTTTCCCATTCATATGAAGTGGTTCAAGCACGTTTTGTTTTGATCTTCCTTCTGTGTCTCTGGATCAGATAACCTGTGAACTGCTGGAGGGGTCCAGCATAGCCTACGTGTTGACCAGGGTGATGGCCAGCGCCAACAGCCTATTCAACCCCATCCTCTACTTCATGGCTGTCCGAGGCTTCCGAAAAACCACGAAGAAGCATAAACAACCTGACAACGGCCTTCCAGAATGTGCAAATACAGCGTTGATGACATCATTATGACATTTTACTTTACCAGATTCCACCAAATCTAAAAAGCTTTGTTCTCTATGAAAAACCACTATGCTAGAGCCGTGCTGAAACAGTGTTATGGTAGCAAATCACTgacattttttcattttaaaagccattgaattttgTATAAGGAAATTTAACACCCTTGAATTCATTCCATTGAATTATCTACATATTATACTTTGAAAGAAAAGTCATCTGAATGTGTTCCTATTCACCTCCTtgaagaaatatatttaaattgcAGATATTCAAAAAAAGAATCATAACACATTTAAGTAGTCAAAATACGGTCTGTCAGTCAAGTACTGAAAGGAACTTGAGAAATGAATGAACAAGGAGATAGGAGAACGATGGCTGAGTTGTCCGGTTTTGTTTTGGTCGAACGGGATGAACCCAAGCGCAGACAACGCAGGTTGAATTAAACTGGAGGTTTTATTGCAGGGAGGACGAGAGCAGTAGGGAACAAACAGGAGGTGGACAGACAAGGATGGATGACAGGCAGGCAGGGCTACTGGCAGGAAGGCAGGCGGATGAGCACACAGGTTGGATGGCGGGCGGGTATGGGGGTTTGTGATCCTGGGGTAAGAACAACAAGGAGATTAGGAACAGGATAAACATAGAACACAAAAGGTATTTAGAAATACAAAACTTCCCTAGTGCCGAGACTGGGTATCTACCACAGTGGCTGAAACAACGATCTGGCGATGAGTAGCTAAAGATCCAGGGTTTAAGTAGGGCAGAGATGATGACTGGAGATGGATGGCAGGTGTGCAAGTCAGATGTAACAGTAGCAAAAACAGATGTAGAGCCGGGGAAAACGAGGGAACACCTTGCCCAAGAGGGAAGAGCAGAGCATCTGCTGGGTATGGCCACGGCCATAACAGGTTTGAGTCGTTGTTACGTTTGTGTAACCGCCTATATCTAACTTGTGATAAGCTGGTTGCTATGTAGAAAATTGATTCTTCCTTGGAGCGGTATTATGTGATTCAGAACGTGACTGAAGTGTGATATATCAGATTGAAGTACCCATTGCATACAGACAGGATATTCTATCGCTTGCTCATAGCATCGTGAGGTCTGGTCATTAAGGTATCACAAAAACCTACGATAGGATTCTAAGGCACTTATTTTGGCCAGGTACGAAAGGCGATGTAGCTGTCTGCCGTACTTGTGACTGCCGTCACACCTGGTAGGTCACAGGAAAACCAAACCAGGTTATTCTCCCCGCTCCCCTCTGTCCGATACCTGTGTTAGGTGAGCCCTTCAGCATGTGTAAGTCGATTGTGTTGGCCCATTGCCTAGGACGGTTTATATTGACGATAATGTGTGTTGCTACTAGAGCTGGGAGGACTAATCGACATAATCGACATGAATAATTTGCGTTGACGCGTCGCCTCCCACCCCCACTCTCACTCCAGTCCAGTTGTGGAGGTAAAtatgcaacccggtatcacgcgatttcgtgctcatgcacacgaacgttaatctattgaagcgtgttccagagcacgatagtccgacttttttcgtgacacagaacgaaatgtaaaccaatgcattctgaatgggagtgttctcagacaattaacgtgctccacaaaacggtacgagagagagaaagagagagagggagggacagagagagagagagagcgagagagaggcttcagaaagggtgttctcagatagtacagtgcaccctagttatgtttatgccaaaaccacaaatgctatatatatatatatatatataggctatatatataataaggctataattatattatttagcgtgtaattagacaatctatagccaaattgtcgaagatgcccgagaatctccggagatatcagcatgggaaatcggcgcatcagacccatgaacctttAAAGAAAGACgtaatctcaagcgggagagaacgtttgcggtgctggtttgtgtcacgtaagtaggCTACAgagctctcatgtctcatgcattcggcgtgagacacacgcaattcaacccatgcacacactcgaacctggtctcacgaaaaaacgtgacactgtcacgttatttaatctattgaaacgtgaacagggacacgtaggcctattttcaaaatggtgtatttcaattggaagtaggctatttgtcgtgtcactataagcacgacttccaaactaaggttttgtcccggagcgttctccctaatgtcccttaattatggagctccgtacagatcattcattgttgaaaattgtctgtgataactaacaaatgacagcttttggccacccgtttctacttaaaattgtctgtgataactaacaatatgacagcttttggccacccgtttttactttcacctttgatactgagaaattgtgacaatacacggatatattaaatgcaggtgcgctgctctgtaggcaaactgcgaaggaaaaaagggtagctgcttcatctgttatttttagaattgtatgttttgatgtttattttatctagccatctattctcttttttttggctatgtgaatgaacgtccgcgtcaatgcctcgcaagtccagtgtcgcgagcgtacgttgccatgacatctagaaatcataccgtatttaatgggttgtagtgagtgtaacataataaagcatacgtgcacaggactgtttggctccgcaaggcaaataatggaacatatctatctatctcggcctatctgtctgtctatctatcaacgcgtgtctagttgtaatgtgatgtattgtgtgtatgtccagtcagacttgttctgtgtggtcttgtaggctactgtcctgtgtgggccgaaccacctaaatggattcccgacgatttgtgtcgtttggtattaataaagacttgactaggctatctattgttaagtattttaagaagctgcattaccctcacataaccacaaggggagcaagaccttattgaaggctgctcccccacagaaggcatcacctttaTTTAAGGTGAAGAAGCCatcacgcccactaggccacgcccacttgacgtcctctagCGGGTGATTTCGAACTCGAGaggcagagatcaataggtagacggcgcagaaagccacccgggcctaagcccggggggcttgaagtagatcacggtattttcctctcacacggTTAGATACAATTCCTCCGTAGTCCTccatttaccataccgaaacatgccgactttaataaatgaagtgagtttgaagcaacccgggattggactactttcttcgagaatatgcaacatatTTGGTGACCCccgacgtttggaagaaagcCCCGAGAATCCCGGCAGGCGCGACGCtaaaaacaacttcaacaggccacacacgtctgaggtaagtagaactcattgtcttaaagatttaatctgaaataggattggttataagacatttaggtgtaagtttgttttagccaccgtccgatcgtgctgctccagaggcctagcataacaacacgtgtagatcaacggttgcaaggaactctgaaaacccaacctccccccttcataacacttgagttgtttttagtactcgtcgttaacgatcattcttggtactggttgagaggtgaagccctccactatcggtctctgtatagatcgggccaaaatagtatattaacaaGAGTTTCTTCACTTCtccgctgaggccggcacggtctgtgttcctaagca harbors:
- the LOC115528872 gene encoding P2Y purinoceptor 2, which produces MNFSNKSATSNETSRNPCRYKEDFKHLPLTIFYSLFFLFGISLNAMVLVFITFRTKHWTPFIIYMLNLTMCDFLFVFMLPFLIYYYAGANDWPFSEPVCKIVRFFFYTDLYGSILFLSVISLHRFIGICYPVRSLSWLSIRRAKLVSVGVWACVLSGQAPVLYYSCTRKYREGFFCVGTTGPEVYYELLVYSSVISVVMFAVPFMVVMVCYSLMVRKLLGPSWGSGERQQGLRAAHRTKQKSVKMIIIVLMTFMFCFLPFHLTRSLFYSFRYLRDKHPEQITCELLEGSSIAYVLTRVMASANSLFNPILYFMAVRGFRKTTKKHKQPDNGLPECANTALMTSL